The segment AATGTTAACTAAAACAATCATTTTCAGTAATCATCTGATAAAATTGACAGATTCTTCTCTACTAAAACTCAGAGAAATATTTTCAacctttaaataataataaaaaaaggaatCAATCACGTGGAAAACAAGGACAAGAAAATCAAACAGAGTCACAGAGTTCTGCTGAGTTTACCCGCGTGACCACACAATGAGACGGGCTTGTTACATATATCCGCCACGTGTCATTTCCCCTGACACTTGTTAAGACCGGTAATAAGTACAAACGCGCTCTCTTTGACATTTGAGTTTGACCCTACTCTTCTTCTCCACGCGCTGGTAGAAGTCAAAACACACACTCTTCACGCTCTCTCgcgtatatatataaatcgaCCAATTCCATTATCCAATTCAAATAGAAACTGAAGAGTGTAGACTGAAGAGCAGAGCTAAACCATTAACAGAATCGTACCGAACTGAACCGGGTTGGTTTGTTTGGTTAGGTGATGGAGGAGGAAGGATCGTCGATGCAGTCAAAGTACAAAGGAGTGAGGAAGAGGAAGTGGGGGAAATGGGTGTCAGAGATCAGACTTCCCAACAGCAGAGAACGCATATGGTTGGGGTCTTACGACACTCCCGAGAAGGCGGCGCGTGCCTTCGACGCTGCTCTTTTCTGCCTCCGAGGCAGCGGGGCTAACTTCAACTTCCCCGATAATCCTCCGGCGATCAGCGGCGGAGGAAACATGTCGCGGTCGGAGATCCGAGAAGCGGCTGCGAGGTTCGCTAACTCGGAGGAGAATGTCGCGAGGGAGAAGGACGAGGAGATGATGCAGCAAGAGTGTACTACACCCTCGGCGGCTTCGTcttcgatgatgatgatgacgatggaCGTTGATGACTCGGAGTTTTTGAGTATGCTTCCGACGGTTGGTTCGGGTAATTTCGCTGCCGATTTCGGGTTGTTCCCCGGGTTTAATGATTTCTCCGATGAGTACTCCGGCGAGCGTTTCAGAGAAGAGCTTTCACCTACAAGGGATTATGAGAGTTACGATGGCTCGGCGGTGCATCTTTGGAATTTttgaagtttgttttttttgggcaaGACGGCCATATCAACTTCGCTTCTAGAATTTTAATttggatttatttatttatttgtaattcTTTGCCCATTTTTTGGGATCATTATTTCGATAGTGATTCATTATCTTCctcaattttttgtttgtttgtttaaaaatgaaaaaaaaattatcggtATATTCGTAGCAATGGCCCAACATTGGTATCCAGTTTTGCCACGTGTTATTAGAAAGCACGATGAGAAAGACCACGTGTTATATAGTCTGGATTGAACCTCAGGTTAAAATACATTATCATTTTTGTAAAAGGTATAATCATTTAGTATCTAACTATTTACTATTTAGTGCCGATGGCTTGTATTGGGCCTAAGATGCATCCATAAATATACCAGTTACGCCACAAATATATTTCAGGCCCATCCCAAGCAGCAAGGCATATTACACTTGTGTTGATGTTCTTTGTTATCACTTTTTAGCAGCATCTTATTAGAGTTCCAATATCACCaactcacaaaaaaaaagagatggtaTGGATGAATCTACAAATCTTTGTCTTCGAACTGTTGCTTATATAGTTAATACTCAATGTATGTAAGTGATAATAATTAATCATGAAATTCTTCTTTGTTGCTACAATGCTACACTTTTCACATTTCATACACTTCATGATTTTAATGCGCAAATGAccaaaatcttattttctttcaaattgACAGTACAAGGGGTGGCATATCAGTTAAACAAGCTTGAACAACACATGTAAAAACTGAATGTTCTACATCTTATTGATTGATttcgacggacacacacactcTTTAAATAAACTGAAGTATTACAAACATAACCAACTTCCTCAAAAGCTGACAACTACTTGAACTGTAACCGACTACTCAAGACTCGCTTGAGACATCTTTTATTCCTTCAGCGTTTAAGAAACTCTTCAAATCTCTGAACAACAACACGAGCCCTGTCAGAATTAGGATTCCTTAAATGGAAGACGTGACCTTCGCCTTTAGTCTCCATCACTTCAACCTTCCCTTCCCATCCACTCTTCTTCAGCTCCTCCGCGTAAACCCAACCTTCCCTCGCCAGTACATCTTTCCCCGCCACCATCACCAAAACCCGCAGGCAACCCAATCCTGATAGATCCGACCCGACCACGTTGATCCACGGATCCACCACTCCTTTGTCGCTGGTCGGGCTTGCAATATCCCAAAGCCCTTCAAAATATCCCACCGCACCAACTCTTG is part of the Brassica rapa cultivar Chiifu-401-42 chromosome A09, CAAS_Brap_v3.01, whole genome shotgun sequence genome and harbors:
- the LOC103842657 gene encoding ethylene-responsive transcription factor ERF017-like, with amino-acid sequence MEEEGSSMQSKYKGVRKRKWGKWVSEIRLPNSRERIWLGSYDTPEKAARAFDAALFCLRGSGANFNFPDNPPAISGGGNMSRSEIREAAARFANSEENVAREKDEEMMQQECTTPSAASSSMMMMTMDVDDSEFLSMLPTVGSGNFAADFGLFPGFNDFSDEYSGERFREELSPTRDYESYDGSAVHLWNF